One part of the Nostoc sp. PCC 7120 = FACHB-418 genome encodes these proteins:
- a CDS encoding NADH-quinone oxidoreductase subunit J, translated as MNLAEGVQVVSFGILATMLIGTALGVVLATSIVYSAFLLGGVFISIAGMYLLLNGDFVAAAQVLVYVGAVNVLILFAIMLVNKRQDFTPYPSAGIRKVLTAIVSVGLFALLSTMVLATPWAYSTTPKVGDGSIIVIGEHFFSDFLLPFELASVLLLMAMVGAIILARREYLPEVTPSGLPQTVLTLPERPRELVGAGSETQE; from the coding sequence GTGAATCTAGCAGAAGGAGTACAGGTTGTTTCCTTTGGCATACTAGCTACGATGTTGATCGGAACCGCCCTTGGTGTGGTTCTAGCAACCAGCATCGTCTATTCTGCCTTTTTACTGGGAGGTGTATTCATCAGTATTGCTGGAATGTACCTGTTGCTAAATGGTGATTTTGTCGCCGCCGCCCAAGTTCTAGTTTATGTTGGGGCGGTAAACGTGTTGATTTTGTTCGCTATTATGTTGGTGAACAAGCGGCAGGATTTTACACCTTATCCTAGCGCTGGGATACGGAAAGTTTTGACAGCGATCGTCAGCGTCGGATTATTTGCGTTGTTAAGCACTATGGTGTTAGCTACACCTTGGGCTTACTCGACCACTCCTAAAGTAGGAGATGGTTCGATAATTGTGATTGGGGAGCATTTCTTTAGCGACTTCTTGCTACCTTTTGAACTGGCTTCTGTTTTGTTGTTAATGGCGATGGTAGGAGCAATTATTTTGGCACGTCGTGAGTACTTGCCTGAAGTAACACCATCTGGCTTACCTCAAACCGTGTTGACATTACCAGAACGCCCCAGAGAATTAGTAGGTGCTGGTAGCGAAACTCAAGAGTAA
- a CDS encoding GNAT family N-acetyltransferase, producing the protein MEISYHHIKYPLRPPTIIKDFPILETDKYILKLAENEEELASIFRLRFEVFNVELGLGLADSNLTKMDQDEFDEICHHLMLISKLTGKTIGTYRMQTYKMASQGLGFDAADIFELKTIPESVLKVSVEVGRACIAKEYRSFQSLLLLWKGLADYLILNCSKYFFGCASLLTQCSWEAACAYHYFEQHKFIHKDILVFPHSQFYIDIPDKSNDVCRVDIPNILQAYLNVGAKICSLPAIDREFKTIDFLTIANIKEFTRWHYPNCLDK; encoded by the coding sequence ATGGAAATTTCATATCACCACATCAAGTACCCACTTCGTCCTCCTACTATTATCAAAGATTTCCCTATCCTAGAAACTGATAAATATATTCTTAAACTTGCTGAGAATGAAGAAGAATTAGCATCGATTTTTCGCTTAAGGTTTGAAGTTTTTAATGTGGAATTAGGTTTGGGATTGGCTGATTCTAACTTAACTAAAATGGATCAAGACGAGTTTGATGAAATTTGCCATCATTTGATGCTAATTTCTAAGCTTACGGGAAAAACTATAGGTACTTATAGAATGCAAACCTATAAAATGGCTTCTCAAGGATTAGGATTTGATGCTGCTGATATATTTGAACTGAAAACTATACCGGAATCTGTATTAAAGGTTTCTGTAGAGGTTGGGCGTGCTTGTATTGCTAAAGAATATCGTAGCTTTCAATCTCTTTTATTGCTATGGAAAGGTTTGGCTGACTATCTTATTTTGAACTGTAGCAAATATTTTTTTGGATGTGCTTCATTATTAACACAATGCTCTTGGGAAGCTGCTTGTGCTTATCATTATTTTGAACAACATAAATTTATACACAAGGATATTCTAGTATTTCCTCATTCACAATTTTATATAGATATTCCAGACAAGTCTAATGATGTTTGCCGTGTGGATATTCCTAATATTTTACAAGCATATTTAAATGTCGGAGCTAAGATTTGTAGTTTACCTGCAATAGACCGTGAATTTAAAACCATTGATTTTTTGACTATAGCGAATATTAAAGAATTTACCCGGTGGCATTATCCAAATTGTCTAGATAAGTAG
- the ndhI gene encoding NAD(P)H-quinone oxidoreductase subunit I, producing MLKFLKQVGDYAKEAVQAGRYIGQGLSVTFDHMRRRPVTVQYPYEKLIPGERFRGRIHYEFDKCIACEVCVRVCPINLPVVDWEFDKATKKKKLNHYSIDFGVCIFCGNCVEYCPTNCLSMTEEYELATYDRHELNYDSVALGRLPYKVTDDPMVTPLRELVYLPKGVLDPHDLPANAPRPGARPEDLVEKTEA from the coding sequence ATGCTAAAGTTCCTCAAGCAAGTTGGTGATTACGCCAAAGAAGCAGTACAAGCAGGTCGTTATATTGGTCAAGGGCTATCTGTAACTTTTGACCATATGCGCCGCCGTCCTGTCACCGTACAGTACCCTTATGAGAAACTCATTCCTGGTGAACGCTTTCGTGGTCGGATTCACTACGAATTTGATAAGTGTATCGCTTGTGAAGTCTGTGTAAGGGTTTGTCCTATCAATTTACCTGTAGTTGATTGGGAATTCGACAAAGCTACCAAGAAGAAAAAGCTTAACCACTATAGTATCGATTTTGGGGTCTGTATTTTCTGCGGTAACTGTGTTGAGTACTGCCCGACAAACTGTCTATCAATGACAGAAGAGTACGAATTGGCAACTTACGATCGCCACGAACTCAACTATGATAGTGTGGCTTTAGGTCGTCTCCCCTACAAAGTTACCGACGACCCAATGGTGACACCACTCCGGGAACTAGTTTACCTACCCAAAGGTGTACTTGACCCCCACGACCTACCCGCCAATGCACCGCGCCCTGGCGCACGTCCAGAAGACTTGGTAGAAAAAACAGAAGCATGA
- a CDS encoding NAD(+) kinase, which translates to MQLKQVIIAYKARDSQSKRWAELCAKQLENRNCQVLMGPSGPKDNPYPVFLASASQPIDLAIVLGGDGTVLTSARHLAPAGIPILGVNVGGHLGFLTESVDEFQDTEKVWDRLFEDRYAIQRRMMLQAAVYEGHRTNLEPVTERYLGLNEFCVKPASADRMITSILEMEIDGEVVDQYVGDGLIISTPTGSTGYTVSASGPIMHDGMEAITITPICPMSLSSRPLILPAGSVVSIWPLGDYDLSTKLWMDGVLATSIWPAHRVDIRMADCRAKFIVLRENNSYYQTLREKLLWAGTRVRYTSTQHN; encoded by the coding sequence GTGCAACTCAAGCAGGTAATCATTGCTTATAAGGCGCGAGATTCCCAAAGCAAACGTTGGGCAGAACTCTGCGCCAAGCAGCTAGAAAATCGCAATTGTCAGGTCTTAATGGGACCTAGCGGGCCAAAAGATAACCCTTATCCGGTGTTTTTGGCTTCAGCTAGTCAACCAATCGACCTGGCAATTGTCTTAGGTGGTGATGGCACAGTCTTAACTAGTGCCAGACATTTAGCCCCAGCTGGTATCCCCATTCTCGGCGTAAATGTGGGGGGTCACCTGGGCTTTTTAACCGAGTCAGTTGATGAATTTCAAGACACAGAGAAAGTTTGGGATCGTCTATTTGAAGACCGCTACGCTATTCAACGGCGGATGATGTTGCAAGCGGCAGTTTATGAAGGACACCGAACGAATCTGGAACCGGTAACAGAACGATATCTTGGGTTAAATGAATTTTGCGTCAAACCAGCCTCAGCCGATCGCATGATTACCTCTATTCTAGAAATGGAAATTGATGGTGAGGTAGTAGATCAATATGTAGGCGATGGATTGATTATTTCCACACCCACAGGTTCAACTGGTTATACAGTCTCTGCAAGTGGCCCAATTATGCACGATGGTATGGAGGCAATTACCATCACGCCTATTTGCCCTATGAGTCTTTCTAGCCGTCCTCTCATACTTCCCGCAGGTTCTGTTGTCAGTATCTGGCCGTTAGGAGACTATGATTTGAGTACCAAATTGTGGATGGATGGGGTTTTAGCTACTTCAATTTGGCCTGCACATCGCGTTGATATCCGCATGGCTGATTGTCGGGCAAAATTTATTGTGTTACGGGAAAATAATTCCTACTATCAAACGTTGCGAGAGAAATTACTGTGGGCTGGTACTAGGGTTCGCTACACTAGTACTCAACACAATTGA
- the nuoH gene encoding NADH-quinone oxidoreductase subunit NuoH has translation MNSGIDLQGTFIKSLIDLGIPPGTAKAIWMPLPMILMLIGATVGVLVCVWLERKISAAAQQRIGPEYIGPLGLLAPVADGLKLVFKEDIVPAQADPWLFTLGPILVVLPVFLSYLIVPFGQNIVITNVGTGIFLWIALSSIQPIGLLMAGYSSNNKYSLLGGLRAAAQSISYEIPLALSVLAIVMMSNSLSTVDIVNQQSDYGILGWNIWRQPLGFMIFWIAALAECERLPFDLPEAEEELVAGYQTEYSGMKFALFYLSSYVNLILSALLVAVLYLGGWDFPIPINVLANLVGVSEANPVLQVVSAALGITMTLVKAYFLVFIAILLRWTVPRVRIDQLLDLGWKFLLPVGLVNLLLTAALKLAFPVAFGG, from the coding sequence TGACCTCCAAGGAACGTTTATTAAATCCCTAATCGATTTAGGAATCCCACCCGGAACGGCTAAAGCGATTTGGATGCCTCTGCCCATGATCCTGATGCTGATTGGGGCGACGGTGGGCGTGCTGGTTTGTGTTTGGCTAGAACGGAAGATTTCGGCAGCCGCACAGCAACGGATTGGCCCTGAATACATTGGGCCTTTGGGCTTGCTAGCTCCGGTAGCCGATGGTCTCAAGCTGGTATTTAAAGAAGATATTGTACCGGCTCAGGCTGACCCTTGGCTATTTACTCTCGGCCCGATTCTTGTAGTCTTGCCAGTATTTTTGTCTTATTTGATTGTTCCTTTCGGACAGAATATTGTCATTACTAATGTAGGTACAGGGATATTTCTGTGGATTGCTTTATCTAGCATCCAACCCATTGGCTTGTTGATGGCTGGCTACTCTTCCAATAACAAGTATTCCCTACTAGGGGGTTTGCGAGCAGCAGCACAATCAATTAGTTACGAAATTCCCTTGGCGCTGAGTGTGTTGGCGATCGTTATGATGTCTAACAGCCTCAGTACTGTAGATATTGTTAACCAACAATCTGACTACGGTATTCTGGGCTGGAACATTTGGCGACAACCCCTTGGTTTTATGATCTTTTGGATAGCCGCCCTTGCAGAATGCGAACGTTTGCCCTTCGACTTACCGGAAGCGGAAGAAGAACTAGTAGCAGGCTATCAAACTGAATACTCAGGGATGAAATTTGCGCTGTTCTACCTCAGTTCCTACGTTAACCTAATCCTGTCGGCTCTTTTGGTGGCAGTATTGTACTTGGGTGGTTGGGATTTTCCCATTCCCATCAATGTCTTAGCTAATTTGGTGGGAGTCAGTGAAGCAAATCCTGTATTACAGGTGGTCAGCGCTGCCTTAGGTATCACCATGACCTTAGTCAAGGCTTACTTTTTAGTATTTATTGCCATCCTCTTGCGTTGGACAGTACCAAGGGTAAGGATTGACCAGTTGTTAGATTTAGGATGGAAGTTTTTGTTACCAGTTGGTTTAGTGAACCTACTTTTAACCGCAGCCCTGAAACTGGCTTTTCCCGTCGCCTTCGGCGGGTAA
- the nuoK gene encoding NADH-quinone oxidoreductase subunit NuoK: MQLRYFLLLAAALFCIGIYGLITSRNAVRVLMSIELLLNAVNLNLMAFSNYLDSTLIKGQVFTVFVITVAAAEAAVGLAIVLAIYRNRDTVDMEQFNLLKW; the protein is encoded by the coding sequence ATGCAACTTCGGTACTTTTTATTACTTGCAGCAGCTTTATTTTGCATTGGCATTTATGGTTTGATTACCAGCCGTAACGCTGTACGCGTGTTGATGTCAATTGAATTATTGCTGAATGCTGTTAATCTGAATTTAATGGCATTTTCCAACTATCTTGACTCAACATTAATTAAGGGTCAGGTTTTCACAGTGTTTGTGATTACCGTGGCAGCTGCTGAAGCGGCGGTTGGTCTAGCGATCGTGCTGGCCATTTATCGCAACCGCGATACCGTCGATATGGAGCAGTTTAATCTCCTGAAATGGTAA